A genomic region of Halictus rubicundus isolate RS-2024b unplaced genomic scaffold, iyHalRubi1_principal scaffold0264, whole genome shotgun sequence contains the following coding sequences:
- the LOC143364099 gene encoding uncharacterized protein LOC143364099 has product MYSASNSYIPRNLILLALLYVLCKLKVWKLISLCFKPCNQYVNCFNTGGTHVYNENVTTPSPQYSVRFTSKPQNDQAFTVDEVSDEPVPIYVKPSKRKTVLKPIL; this is encoded by the exons atgtatagcgcaagcaattcatatattcccagaaa TTTAATCCTACTAGctctattatatgtattatgcaaattaaaagtctggaaactcataagtttatgcttcaaaccttgcaatcagtatgtaaactgtttcaatacaggaggtacccacgtttataacgaaaatgtaacgaCACCGTCACCTCAGTATTCTGTCAGGTTCACATCAAAACCTCAAAATGACCAAGCATTCACTGTCGATGAAGTTAGCGACGAACCCGTACCAAtttatgtaaaaccgtcaaagcgtaaaaccgtactcaaaccaatcttgtaa